The following proteins are encoded in a genomic region of Leptolyngbya ohadii IS1:
- a CDS encoding DUF192 domain-containing protein — protein sequence MVGPNRKTLLGLIVLVIGFVVAMAAVESLEQSVFKHISQSQSQAVVDVQSLPIAAQFKVNDRTIKLEVARTVQERQIGLMNRPRLAPDRGMGFAVSPPRDVEIWMKQMKFPIDIIFLNNGRIKAIQTKAPPCPTEVCPTYQAGTPVDQVVELAAGEADRLGLKVGDFLPITRIQEPNQSAPLK from the coding sequence ATGGTTGGACCTAATCGTAAAACGCTGCTTGGACTAATTGTATTAGTCATTGGATTTGTGGTCGCAATGGCAGCGGTAGAATCGCTAGAGCAAAGCGTCTTCAAACACATCTCCCAATCTCAGTCACAAGCAGTTGTGGACGTTCAATCCCTGCCGATTGCTGCTCAATTTAAGGTGAACGATCGCACTATTAAGCTGGAGGTAGCACGAACCGTGCAAGAACGGCAAATAGGACTGATGAATCGTCCTCGTCTTGCCCCCGATCGCGGTATGGGCTTCGCTGTTAGCCCTCCACGCGACGTGGAGATTTGGATGAAGCAAATGAAGTTTCCAATCGACATCATTTTCTTAAACAACGGCAGAATTAAAGCAATTCAAACAAAAGCTCCACCCTGCCCAACCGAAGTTTGCCCAACCTACCAGGCAGGCACTCCAGTCGATCAGGTGGTTGAACTGGCAGCAGGTGAAGCAGATAGATTGGGGCTAAAGGTTGGGGATTTTCTGCCAATTACGCGCATTCAGGAGCCAAACCAATCTGCTCCACTGAAATAG
- a CDS encoding ABC transporter substrate-binding protein, with product MGSLPKTERVASSVPYGQEQIAILGTPATEAAANLALDQLSTDNPEIRHKFKILHISVTRSGELEAFLRSAQGIAAIVIPDSSSDPIFQPLLPQLADFEHPPIFSTRIDAKLSIGAEPESVKKCTFQVAFSSPKQGRVLADFSRQHLGAKIAGILVDMQTPTAVATAYQFQGEFERSGGSVWVESYGEPNKPLPSLEFLKAGNLDVLLLPDPSDALLSAVKRTAPDLTLVGSNFWEDRVQRRKMTGLNDSFYAAGAYADSPDNSGDAEFRDLYRETFLKTPLSTDAGTYDAIHLITTLLEDEKIKQLHGKERCNALNDSPAIRGTTGMVRLNDTGSPLTHIQILQIKSNKIQFKVSTPVDRFLEPSSLGNYWRIEDPGNPLASES from the coding sequence ATGGGATCTTTGCCCAAAACGGAGCGGGTTGCGTCTTCCGTCCCTTATGGGCAGGAGCAAATTGCAATTTTAGGAACCCCTGCTACTGAAGCTGCCGCAAATCTAGCACTTGATCAGCTATCGACAGACAATCCTGAAATCCGTCACAAGTTTAAAATCCTGCATATTTCCGTAACCCGCTCAGGGGAACTGGAAGCATTTTTGCGCTCTGCTCAGGGCATAGCTGCGATTGTGATCCCGGACTCCTCCAGCGATCCAATTTTTCAACCGTTGCTGCCTCAATTAGCAGATTTCGAGCATCCGCCCATCTTCTCAACCCGGATTGACGCGAAGTTGAGCATCGGAGCCGAACCAGAATCGGTTAAAAAATGCACTTTTCAAGTAGCGTTCAGCAGCCCTAAACAAGGGCGAGTGCTGGCTGATTTTTCACGGCAGCACTTAGGCGCAAAGATCGCAGGGATACTGGTCGATATGCAAACCCCGACAGCAGTTGCTACTGCCTATCAGTTTCAGGGAGAGTTTGAACGCAGTGGTGGTTCAGTCTGGGTAGAGAGCTATGGCGAACCCAACAAGCCTCTACCCAGCCTAGAATTTCTCAAAGCTGGAAATTTGGATGTATTGCTACTGCCTGACCCTTCTGACGCTTTGCTGTCAGCCGTTAAACGGACTGCACCCGACTTGACACTTGTGGGTAGCAATTTTTGGGAAGACCGGGTGCAAAGACGCAAAATGACAGGGCTGAATGATTCCTTCTACGCCGCAGGAGCCTACGCTGATTCTCCAGACAATAGTGGAGATGCAGAATTCAGGGATTTGTACCGAGAAACCTTTCTCAAAACCCCATTATCAACGGATGCCGGAACCTACGATGCAATCCATCTGATCACAACACTCCTTGAGGATGAAAAGATAAAGCAGCTACACGGCAAGGAGCGTTGCAACGCCCTGAACGACTCCCCTGCAATTCGCGGAACGACTGGAATGGTGCGCCTGAATGATACGGGTAGCCCGTTGACCCATATTCAGATTCTTCAAATAAAAAGCAACAAAATTCAATTTAAAGTCTCTACCCCCGTCGATCGCTTCCTAGAGCCGTCTTCGCTCGGAAATTACTGGCGAATTGAAGATCCTGGAAATCCTTTAGCTTCAGAATCATAG
- a CDS encoding basic amino acid ABC transporter substrate-binding protein, which produces MQRVRLARRLIIILSLCLLFFGASSYVQQNLLAASGDGGRRSIERLRVALEPQFPPFEFIGASGVPEGFDIDFLDALSKELGFRVELQLLAFDDLLPAIQSSNADASISALSITDDRKKIVAFSRPYFKGGLTIAVRENDIAINSLETLQGKRVGVQKGSTGAEEAKQVTGSQIKEFDSTPDALRELSEGRLDAAINDAAALYYAIRTEGIENIKVIGDFITEEFYGIAMPKDSPYVETINSGIRTLMENGKYAEIYRKYFNANPPLLPSA; this is translated from the coding sequence ATGCAGCGAGTCAGATTGGCGCGACGGCTAATTATTATTCTGTCCCTTTGCCTTTTATTCTTTGGGGCATCAAGTTATGTTCAGCAAAACCTGCTGGCTGCGAGTGGTGACGGTGGGCGACGCAGCATTGAGCGGCTGCGCGTGGCGTTGGAACCCCAGTTTCCCCCATTTGAATTTATCGGAGCATCAGGAGTACCTGAAGGGTTTGATATTGACTTCCTTGACGCCCTCTCTAAAGAACTGGGATTCAGAGTCGAGCTTCAGCTATTAGCCTTTGACGATCTTCTTCCTGCTATTCAGTCCAGCAATGCAGATGCTTCAATCAGTGCCCTATCAATCACAGACGATCGTAAGAAAATTGTTGCCTTCTCCCGCCCCTACTTCAAGGGAGGACTGACGATCGCAGTCAGAGAAAATGACATCGCCATTAATTCACTGGAAACGCTGCAAGGGAAGCGAGTTGGGGTACAGAAAGGCAGCACCGGGGCAGAAGAAGCAAAGCAGGTGACAGGTTCTCAAATCAAAGAGTTTGACTCTACCCCTGACGCACTGCGCGAACTGAGTGAGGGACGATTGGATGCTGCCATCAATGACGCAGCAGCACTCTACTACGCCATCCGTACCGAAGGGATTGAGAACATTAAGGTCATCGGAGATTTCATTACTGAAGAGTTCTACGGTATCGCCATGCCTAAAGACAGCCCTTACGTTGAAACGATTAATTCGGGCATTCGCACCTTGATGGAAAACGGGAAGTACGCCGAAATCTACCGAAAATATTTCAACGCAAATCCCCCTTTACTGCCCAGCGCGTAA
- a CDS encoding serine/threonine-protein kinase translates to MLGKLLNERYLVLKELGSGGFSTTYLCRDSSLPDDPICVVKFMSQHPDLSDAEVERLYLREAEILYKLKHPQIPTLLTRRIENEHRYLVIEYIEGDDLAQLLTQKQLSQRQIFSLLEGLFEVLKFIHSRQILHRDIKPSNLIWRHRDRKLVLIDFGSAIDLTRDQQAQRFGTHGYMPPEQQDDGNLTFRSDLYAAGITAIELLTGVSPGQLPRSPETGEFVLEPLLKQHRVPARLIEILTKLTRFQAKHRYANANQVLHDLKRLSRPQPAKSKKRNPIQHPVLRLLFAGILGAATLLAMGQGQVSLPESLQTLWEAILEPMPRQLLPAALQPPRLTVQPVRSVQTGLLEQLVGGNELITRDVEDRVTIWNWDGTKLAQIPARPRQDIRHMVLSPDGSRLALLYSQEIQVWSVPDGELKRTLPLPMRFVQAIALGRDGARLAMTDGQRVQIWDLRKPQLVQEIDARAWGDRITFLSYLPNNLLACGSPDYRLHLWDAGLGRRTQTFAGHQASVIQAQLSPNYQQLYTLGQDRLLTWDWQTRSIEQVFPPQSGGIVQLAASANHLVGLHSDGRLSLWNSSNGRLLDAHAPYSGLVAINGMGTGLAQSQNEQLTFYSINTNYGNP, encoded by the coding sequence ATGCTAGGAAAGCTACTCAACGAGAGGTATCTCGTCTTGAAGGAGCTTGGCTCAGGTGGGTTTAGCACAACCTACCTGTGTCGAGATAGCTCTTTACCGGACGATCCCATCTGTGTCGTTAAGTTCATGTCGCAGCATCCTGACTTGTCGGATGCTGAAGTTGAACGTTTATATCTGCGTGAAGCAGAGATTTTGTATAAGCTCAAACATCCTCAAATCCCAACTCTGTTAACCCGGAGAATTGAGAATGAACACCGATATCTCGTCATTGAGTATATCGAAGGGGATGACTTGGCGCAGTTGTTGACACAAAAACAGTTGTCGCAGCGTCAAATCTTTTCTCTGCTTGAAGGACTTTTTGAGGTCTTAAAATTCATCCATTCCCGACAAATCCTGCACCGGGACATCAAACCCAGTAACCTGATCTGGCGACATCGCGATCGAAAACTTGTGCTGATTGACTTCGGCAGCGCAATTGACCTGACGCGAGATCAGCAAGCACAGCGGTTTGGGACACATGGCTATATGCCTCCCGAACAGCAGGACGATGGCAATCTCACCTTTCGCAGCGACCTGTATGCCGCAGGCATCACAGCGATCGAGCTATTAACAGGTGTTTCCCCTGGTCAACTACCTCGCAGTCCTGAGACAGGCGAATTCGTGCTGGAACCTTTACTTAAGCAGCATCGCGTTCCGGCTCGATTGATTGAAATTCTGACCAAGCTCACCCGATTTCAAGCAAAACATCGCTACGCAAACGCCAATCAAGTCCTGCATGACCTGAAAAGGCTATCGCGTCCTCAGCCTGCCAAGTCGAAAAAACGCAATCCAATTCAGCATCCTGTCCTCAGACTCCTGTTCGCCGGAATATTGGGAGCAGCCACCCTTCTGGCAATGGGTCAAGGACAGGTGAGCCTCCCAGAATCGCTTCAAACCCTCTGGGAGGCAATACTAGAACCAATGCCGCGCCAACTCCTGCCTGCGGCATTACAGCCGCCCCGATTGACCGTACAGCCTGTGCGCTCCGTTCAGACTGGACTGCTAGAGCAGTTGGTAGGCGGCAACGAGCTGATTACCCGCGACGTTGAGGATCGAGTGACGATCTGGAACTGGGACGGAACAAAACTGGCGCAAATCCCTGCCCGTCCCAGACAGGACATCCGGCACATGGTCTTGAGTCCAGACGGCAGCCGTCTTGCCTTGCTCTACAGCCAGGAAATTCAAGTCTGGAGTGTGCCGGATGGAGAGTTGAAACGAACACTTCCTCTCCCCATGCGCTTCGTACAGGCAATCGCCCTGGGAAGGGATGGCGCAAGACTAGCAATGACAGACGGGCAGCGTGTCCAGATCTGGGACTTGCGTAAGCCGCAACTGGTGCAGGAAATTGATGCCCGTGCCTGGGGCGATCGGATTACCTTTCTTTCGTATCTTCCCAACAACCTGCTGGCTTGCGGCTCACCTGATTATCGGCTGCATTTGTGGGACGCAGGTTTGGGGCGACGTACTCAGACCTTTGCTGGACATCAGGCGAGCGTCATTCAAGCGCAGCTTAGCCCCAATTACCAGCAGCTTTACACGCTGGGACAGGATCGACTGCTGACCTGGGACTGGCAGACCCGATCGATTGAGCAGGTATTCCCTCCCCAATCAGGGGGGATCGTTCAGCTTGCAGCATCAGCCAATCATCTAGTGGGCTTGCACTCAGACGGCAGGCTGTCGCTCTGGAACAGCAGCAACGGCAGATTGCTGGATGCTCATGCCCCTTACTCAGGACTGGTCGCAATTAACGGAATGGGAACAGGACTGGCTCAAAGCCAAAACGAGCAATTAACCTTTTACTCCATCAACACGAACTATGGCAATCCCTAA
- a CDS encoding FHA domain-containing protein has product MPPIVIRYSNLESEFDGTATLEQQLGQTSWTIGRDETCDLPLPLDHAISGFNSLITFEEGRYWIIDQHSTNGTRVNGSTIRSGERVPLEIKTRIEVGQTTLLIKELQPLEITEPQGSPATDFWQAEDVEVECIHIDLESLDTKTFWFAVPDRLPYFSYFQPGQFGLIEVNIDGMLHSRAYSISSAPSRPFNLTFTIKKKPGGIVSTYFYDCFQVGDRIVLKGGPMGAFTCMSGTGELINSKLLFIGAGSGMTPLASMTRWLYDTVTPCDVILMQSARTPIDLLFHTELSEVIARKRPEYFRYLATLTGDLLGFGWSGVRGRINSDLLRSQVPDLMERDVFVCGPNGFMQAIEAALQDLGFPMAQLHQESFGSDSTPTETINPPQPEKTSPVPASQPTTATINQAMQPAQLQRTSQANSHVMSNGSTPIVPVSTSTISTATKTRVMFMKSHESIDASGNQTILELAEQAGVNMPAVCRAGTCKACKSKVRGQVEYKANCSLSDAEKNEGWVLTCIAKPVGTIEVER; this is encoded by the coding sequence ATGCCTCCCATCGTTATTCGATATTCAAACTTAGAGTCAGAATTTGACGGCACAGCCACACTGGAACAACAGCTAGGGCAAACAAGCTGGACGATCGGACGGGATGAAACGTGCGATTTGCCGCTCCCGCTCGATCATGCGATCAGTGGTTTCAACTCGCTGATCACTTTTGAGGAAGGTCGGTACTGGATTATCGACCAGCATTCGACCAACGGTACAAGGGTCAATGGCTCAACCATTCGCTCTGGTGAACGAGTCCCGCTGGAAATCAAAACTCGAATTGAAGTAGGGCAAACGACTTTGCTCATCAAGGAACTTCAGCCATTAGAAATTACAGAGCCACAGGGTAGCCCTGCAACAGATTTCTGGCAGGCAGAAGATGTCGAGGTAGAGTGCATTCACATTGACCTGGAAAGTCTGGATACAAAAACCTTCTGGTTTGCTGTTCCAGATCGTCTCCCTTACTTTTCCTACTTCCAGCCAGGGCAGTTTGGCTTGATTGAGGTCAACATCGACGGAATGCTGCATAGCCGCGCCTACTCGATCTCTTCCGCACCGTCGCGACCCTTCAACCTGACCTTCACCATTAAGAAAAAGCCTGGGGGGATTGTCTCAACCTACTTTTACGATTGCTTTCAGGTGGGCGATCGCATTGTCTTGAAGGGCGGACCAATGGGCGCGTTTACCTGCATGAGCGGAACAGGAGAGCTAATCAACTCTAAGCTGCTGTTCATTGGAGCAGGCAGCGGCATGACTCCCTTAGCTTCAATGACCCGATGGCTCTATGACACGGTAACGCCCTGCGATGTCATTTTGATGCAGTCTGCTCGGACTCCCATTGATCTCCTATTTCACACTGAACTGAGTGAAGTGATTGCCCGAAAACGACCAGAGTATTTCCGTTATCTTGCAACACTTACAGGCGATCTCCTGGGGTTTGGGTGGTCAGGTGTGCGAGGGCGAATTAACAGCGACCTTCTCAGAAGCCAAGTTCCTGACTTAATGGAACGCGATGTGTTTGTTTGCGGACCCAACGGATTCATGCAGGCGATCGAAGCAGCTTTACAAGACCTGGGATTTCCAATGGCTCAACTGCATCAGGAGAGCTTCGGCAGCGACAGCACTCCGACTGAAACAATTAATCCTCCCCAACCTGAGAAGACATCTCCCGTTCCAGCAAGTCAGCCTACAACAGCAACCATTAATCAGGCGATGCAGCCTGCCCAACTTCAGCGGACTTCACAGGCAAATAGTCATGTGATGAGCAATGGCTCGACCCCCATCGTTCCTGTCTCTACATCAACTATTTCGACGGCAACGAAAACAAGGGTCATGTTTATGAAATCCCATGAATCGATCGACGCATCAGGGAATCAGACCATTCTAGAGTTGGCAGAACAGGCAGGCGTAAACATGCCTGCGGTCTGTCGTGCTGGTACTTGCAAAGCCTGCAAGTCAAAGGTGCGGGGACAAGTTGAATACAAAGCGAATTGCAGTCTCTCGGATGCTGAGAAAAACGAGGGATGGGTTTTGACCTGTATCGCCAAACCTGTTGGAACTATCGAAGTGGAGCGTTGA
- a CDS encoding calcium-binding protein yields the protein MSDPIIGTSGSDVLTGDEGNDLIIGDGGQPSAPVVDPVATVDPATMPVDPSVAVTVDPTVVAADPLTVVPSVDPAMQNAGSALPTLDAMVVPPAVPPVPITPQGDDGNNNLIGTAVDETIRGGLGNDVIDGGLGNDVMRGGFGDDQMIWNPKGGNDRVIGGAGNDESLINAGADSEVFTLQATETGAQFARAGDKPFTVDMSGTETVRLNALDGDDQYRVAALAGTEVQTVRFDGGAGNDLFDGSAANTTLVGKGGKGDDTLLGGTGDDVLRGNAGNDLFSGGAGDDVIRTGQGQDRIVYDTRDVFNPEAIGQDLIKDFQEGDKIVLDKTTFKALTSEAGEGFSAASDFAVVGDASQVDSSEALIVYDKGSGSLFYNSNRAEQGLGRGGEEAFAIFADKPDIQADDFMVQA from the coding sequence ATGAGTGATCCAATTATCGGAACAAGCGGCAGCGATGTGCTAACTGGAGACGAAGGCAATGATTTGATTATTGGAGACGGAGGACAGCCATCGGCTCCGGTTGTCGATCCAGTTGCAACCGTTGATCCAGCAACAATGCCAGTCGATCCATCTGTAGCCGTAACTGTTGATCCGACTGTAGTAGCAGCCGATCCCTTAACTGTTGTCCCATCGGTTGATCCCGCTATGCAGAATGCTGGATCTGCCTTGCCTACCCTGGATGCGATGGTTGTTCCACCTGCTGTTCCACCCGTTCCTATCACGCCTCAAGGGGATGATGGAAATAACAATTTGATTGGAACCGCTGTAGATGAAACGATTCGAGGGGGGTTAGGAAATGATGTCATCGACGGTGGCTTAGGCAACGATGTGATGCGCGGTGGATTTGGGGATGACCAGATGATCTGGAATCCGAAAGGTGGTAACGATCGGGTGATCGGCGGGGCTGGCAACGATGAATCTCTGATCAACGCCGGAGCCGATAGCGAGGTTTTCACCCTTCAAGCAACCGAGACAGGCGCACAGTTTGCCAGGGCGGGGGACAAACCTTTTACCGTCGATATGAGTGGAACCGAAACAGTTAGGCTTAACGCCCTTGATGGCGATGACCAGTATCGTGTCGCTGCCCTGGCTGGAACCGAAGTGCAAACCGTTCGCTTTGATGGTGGCGCAGGTAACGATCTGTTTGATGGCAGTGCTGCTAATACGACGCTGGTTGGTAAAGGTGGAAAGGGCGATGATACTCTGCTGGGCGGTACAGGAGACGACGTGCTGCGAGGGAATGCAGGTAACGACCTCTTTAGCGGTGGTGCGGGTGATGATGTCATCCGAACAGGTCAGGGACAAGATCGAATTGTCTACGACACCAGGGATGTGTTTAACCCTGAAGCGATCGGGCAAGACTTGATTAAAGACTTCCAGGAAGGCGACAAAATTGTACTGGACAAAACAACGTTCAAAGCCTTGACCAGTGAAGCGGGAGAAGGATTTTCAGCGGCAAGTGACTTTGCTGTGGTCGGCGATGCGTCCCAGGTTGACTCCAGTGAAGCGTTGATCGTTTATGACAAGGGATCGGGAAGCCTATTCTACAATTCAAATCGTGCCGAACAGGGTTTAGGTCGCGGCGGCGAGGAAGCCTTCGCAATCTTCGCAGACAAGCCCGATATTCAAGCAGATGACTTTATGGTGCAGGCTTAG
- a CDS encoding DUF2182 domain-containing protein: MTQALVPLPSVWNLLAWTGIGVAWIGLLTLHSIAHHPNGLLLFLEWQLMLIVMMLPSVLPVFRSLMQLTPRLIDRIAFVFPYWLIWSSFAVFLLLKPFAHHSQSMSGIQAIPFSFWQEIVLIGAGIFQFTPLKQACLEGCRSAVAMLLTYYSSGASSMLRMGTRYSLNCLGCCWALMLLMLVAGMSNATLMAVLTVVMVVERQWEHGKLFSLVVGSLLIFVGAGFCLYPLSFNL, translated from the coding sequence ATGACTCAAGCTCTAGTCCCACTCCCTTCTGTCTGGAATCTTCTTGCCTGGACTGGAATCGGCGTTGCCTGGATAGGGCTGCTAACCCTTCACTCGATCGCCCATCATCCAAACGGGCTGCTGCTATTTTTAGAATGGCAGCTTATGCTGATAGTGATGATGTTGCCATCTGTATTGCCTGTTTTTCGATCGCTAATGCAGTTAACGCCACGATTGATCGATCGGATTGCTTTTGTTTTTCCTTACTGGTTAATCTGGTCAAGCTTTGCGGTTTTTCTCTTATTGAAGCCGTTTGCTCATCATTCTCAAAGTATGAGTGGAATTCAGGCTATTCCCTTTTCTTTTTGGCAGGAAATTGTATTAATTGGAGCAGGAATTTTTCAATTTACGCCGCTCAAGCAAGCTTGCTTGGAGGGTTGTCGCTCCGCAGTCGCAATGTTGCTGACTTATTATAGTTCAGGTGCATCTTCAATGCTGCGAATGGGAACACGATACTCTCTAAACTGTCTGGGTTGCTGCTGGGCTTTAATGTTGCTCATGCTGGTGGCAGGCATGAGCAACGCTACTCTAATGGCAGTCTTAACTGTTGTAATGGTGGTTGAACGGCAGTGGGAACATGGCAAGCTTTTCTCACTGGTAGTGGGAAGTTTGTTAATTTTTGTTGGGGCAGGCTTTTGTTTGTATCCCCTGTCTTTTAATTTGTAG
- a CDS encoding DUF1326 domain-containing protein, which produces MQHYSLKGWTTGTCGCEGSLGCSCWRSSSPCSQFVAYQIEAGTINQVDVAGAVLIRLIAGDGGQSILYLDSSLSFSQQQALVSAFTGRMGGKLADLSRLAPIQLPPKLAPIQAFRQQQQVSVSVGSLFQKSDLKAVNFECQV; this is translated from the coding sequence ATGCAGCACTACTCGCTCAAAGGATGGACAACGGGAACCTGCGGCTGTGAAGGATCATTGGGGTGTTCCTGCTGGCGATCGTCCTCTCCCTGCTCTCAGTTTGTGGCATATCAAATTGAGGCAGGAACTATTAATCAAGTCGATGTTGCTGGGGCAGTTCTCATTCGATTAATTGCTGGCGATGGAGGACAGTCAATTCTCTACCTGGATTCCAGTCTGTCATTTTCACAGCAGCAGGCTTTGGTGAGTGCCTTCACAGGACGGATGGGAGGAAAGCTTGCCGATCTATCGCGGTTGGCTCCGATTCAGCTTCCTCCCAAACTGGCTCCAATTCAAGCTTTTCGACAGCAGCAGCAAGTCTCGGTATCTGTCGGTAGCTTATTTCAGAAAAGTGACTTGAAAGCAGTTAATTTTGAGTGCCAGGTATGA
- a CDS encoding transposase → MTPTSRLYDALSRYLSQCGIEWQDVRHLQTLCWMIIGMIQSQNVHLNGFSVYVKSRAQVAQSHQRRFRRWLSNRRIDVVSAYHTLIGQALSEWGDQRLYLSLDTTVVWNCFCIVWVGVVYRGRTVPVAWRVVAQSSSTVRLWTIQRVLRQAQRILPDGVAIVLLADRGFADGKLMKYLRENLGWHFRIRIKRSFQFQREGQWHKVSGVQLQPGQAYFTSAVSVGKTKPYRGVYLAFAHDKQSGEDWTIVSDEPTNLQTFAQYRLRFQVEESFLDLKSNGFNLEASRLRDKFALSQLCGVIALTMLFLILQGVNVVTSGKRRQVDTHWNRGMSYLKLGWNWIRLAITQQWKIQVYSFLSSLPDPQPAIASRRQLNDSFEREFTVLSRFPAS, encoded by the coding sequence ATGACTCCAACTTCCCGTCTTTATGATGCGCTGTCTCGCTATCTGAGTCAATGTGGAATCGAGTGGCAAGATGTCCGCCATCTGCAAACGCTGTGTTGGATGATCATCGGGATGATCCAGAGCCAGAACGTCCATCTCAACGGGTTTAGCGTGTATGTCAAAAGCCGTGCTCAAGTCGCTCAATCCCATCAACGACGGTTTCGTCGCTGGTTGTCGAATCGACGGATTGATGTGGTGAGTGCTTATCACACGCTGATTGGGCAAGCCCTGTCCGAGTGGGGAGACCAACGGCTGTACCTGAGCCTGGATACGACGGTCGTATGGAATTGTTTTTGCATCGTCTGGGTCGGAGTGGTGTATCGGGGTAGAACCGTTCCGGTCGCTTGGCGAGTCGTGGCACAATCGAGCAGCACCGTCAGGTTGTGGACGATTCAGAGGGTTCTCAGACAAGCCCAAAGAATCCTGCCCGATGGGGTGGCAATTGTCCTGTTGGCAGACCGGGGCTTTGCCGATGGCAAACTGATGAAGTACCTCAGAGAGAATCTGGGCTGGCATTTTCGGATTCGGATTAAACGCTCGTTCCAGTTTCAGCGAGAGGGTCAGTGGCACAAGGTTTCTGGAGTGCAGTTGCAGCCCGGACAGGCTTACTTCACAAGTGCAGTCTCGGTGGGCAAAACGAAGCCTTACCGTGGTGTTTACTTGGCTTTCGCCCATGACAAGCAGAGCGGGGAGGATTGGACAATTGTGAGCGATGAACCAACGAACTTGCAGACGTTTGCCCAATACCGACTGAGGTTTCAGGTTGAGGAATCCTTTTTAGACCTCAAGTCGAACGGGTTCAATCTTGAAGCCTCCAGGCTCAGAGACAAATTTGCGCTTTCCCAGTTGTGCGGAGTGATTGCTCTGACCATGCTGTTTCTCATCCTGCAAGGCGTGAATGTCGTGACATCGGGCAAGCGTCGCCAAGTGGATACCCATTGGAATCGGGGCATGAGTTATCTCAAGCTCGGTTGGAATTGGATTCGCCTTGCTATCACCCAGCAATGGAAGATTCAGGTTTATTCATTCCTCTCAAGCCTACCTGACCCTCAACCTGCCATTGCTTCCAGGCGACAACTCAACGATTCCTTCGAGCGTGAATTCACCGTCCTCAGCCGCTTTCCAGCTTCTTAG